A region of Gammaproteobacteria bacterium DNA encodes the following proteins:
- the rsgA gene encoding ribosome small subunit-dependent GTPase A, which produces MPGQVTASFGRQLIVELADGRIIECVTRGKKTGVACGDRVQIKLTESNHGVIESVEPRTSLLYRSDAFREKIIAANVTQIIIVVAAVPNFHEELLNRYLVAAEVAGIKALIVLNKSDMVNETQHALSILQLYRDLGYPLLTLCAKQNVAPLRPMLAGHTSVLVGQSGMGKSSIINALLPDVRARTGDLSATLDFGRHTTTHAALFHLDATSHLIDSPGLQEFGLHHINATQLDHAFIEFRPFLGQCKFNDCKHIHEPGCGVLQAVAAGKISARRLATYHTLMKQAS; this is translated from the coding sequence TTGCCAGGCCAAGTTACCGCCAGCTTTGGCCGACAACTTATTGTAGAGTTGGCCGATGGCAGGATCATCGAGTGCGTTACGCGCGGCAAAAAAACCGGCGTGGCGTGCGGTGATCGCGTGCAGATCAAGCTCACCGAATCGAACCATGGCGTCATCGAGTCCGTTGAGCCACGCACCTCTCTGCTGTATCGCTCCGATGCCTTCCGCGAAAAAATCATTGCCGCCAATGTCACACAAATCATTATCGTGGTCGCGGCGGTGCCGAATTTTCACGAGGAATTACTCAACCGTTATCTGGTGGCCGCCGAAGTGGCGGGCATCAAAGCGCTCATCGTGCTCAATAAAAGCGATATGGTGAATGAAACGCAACATGCCTTGAGCATTCTGCAACTCTATCGTGATTTGGGCTATCCACTATTGACGTTGTGTGCAAAACAAAATGTAGCTCCCTTGCGTCCTATGCTTGCCGGCCATACCAGCGTACTAGTAGGGCAGTCCGGCATGGGAAAATCCAGCATTATCAATGCGCTGTTGCCTGATGTGCGGGCGCGCACCGGCGATCTCTCGGCAACACTGGACTTCGGACGCCACACCACCACCCACGCCGCGCTTTTCCATCTGGATGCGACCAGCCATTTGATCGATTCGCCCGGCCTGCAAGAGTTCGGCCTGCACCATATCAATGCCACGCAACTCGATCATGCCTTCATTGAATTCCGCCCATTTCTTGGCCAGTGTAAATTCAACGATTGTAAACATATCCATGAACCTGGCTGCGGCGTACTCCAGGCAGTAGCCGCAGGAAAAATTTCCGCACGCCGCCTGGCAACGTACCACACGCTAATGAAGCAGGCTTCTTAA